From the genome of Parazoarcus communis, one region includes:
- a CDS encoding Hsp70 family protein, whose amino-acid sequence MSLAPARACGVDFGTSNSTIGWLRPGAPTLLTLEDDKPTLPSAVFFNADEDTTCFGRAALGEYLEGYEGRLMRALKSLLGSSLIDGHTEVLGRALPFRQLLASFIGELKQRAEAQAGRPFEQAVFGRPVHFVDDNAEADRKAQDTLEEVARQVGFRDVSFEFEPIGAALHYEASLDREELVLVADIGGGTADFSLIRLSPERARAEDRREDLLGNAGVHIGGTDFDRALSLECVMPLLGYRGKMKNGAEIPSSIFFQLATWHTINFAYARQVTSDLQHIYRDATARTELDRLSRLIARREGHWLALQVEQAKIDLSAAPEAMLELDRLEPGLTHSITRDAFTLATRTLVGRVAETVSTLLNQAGVARDQVDTVYFTGGASGVPQLRKQIAAELPQARSVEGDLYGSIGAGLAVQAMRRYG is encoded by the coding sequence ATGAGCCTTGCGCCTGCCCGTGCCTGCGGCGTCGACTTCGGCACCTCAAACTCCACCATCGGCTGGCTGCGCCCGGGTGCACCGACCTTGCTCACCCTCGAAGACGACAAGCCAACCCTGCCATCTGCGGTGTTCTTCAACGCCGATGAGGACACCACCTGCTTCGGGCGCGCCGCACTTGGCGAGTACCTGGAAGGTTACGAGGGGCGCCTGATGCGGGCGCTCAAGAGTCTGCTCGGCAGCAGCCTGATCGACGGCCACACCGAAGTGCTGGGCCGCGCGCTGCCCTTTCGCCAGCTGCTCGCAAGCTTCATCGGCGAGCTCAAGCAGCGTGCAGAGGCACAGGCGGGCCGCCCCTTCGAGCAGGCAGTGTTCGGCCGTCCGGTACATTTCGTGGATGACAATGCCGAGGCAGACCGCAAGGCGCAGGACACCCTCGAAGAGGTTGCCCGCCAGGTCGGCTTCCGGGACGTCAGCTTCGAGTTCGAACCGATCGGCGCGGCGCTGCACTACGAGGCCTCACTCGATCGTGAGGAACTGGTGCTCGTCGCCGACATCGGCGGCGGCACTGCGGACTTTTCCCTGATTCGCCTGTCGCCCGAGCGCGCGCGCGCGGAGGACCGCCGTGAAGACCTGCTCGGCAATGCCGGCGTGCATATCGGCGGCACCGATTTCGACCGCGCGCTCAGTCTCGAATGCGTCATGCCCCTGCTCGGCTACCGCGGAAAGATGAAGAACGGTGCGGAGATTCCGTCGAGCATCTTCTTTCAGCTCGCGACCTGGCACACGATCAACTTTGCCTACGCCCGCCAGGTCACCTCCGATCTTCAGCATATCTACCGTGACGCCACCGCCCGTACCGAACTGGACCGGCTCTCGCGGCTGATCGCACGCCGGGAAGGGCACTGGCTGGCGCTGCAGGTGGAACAGGCCAAGATCGACCTGTCGGCGGCGCCCGAGGCGATGCTGGAACTCGACCGGCTGGAGCCCGGCCTCACCCACAGCATCACCCGCGACGCCTTCACGCTCGCCACGCGAACGCTGGTGGGGCGCGTGGCGGAGACGGTCAGCACCCTGCTCAATCAGGCGGGCGTGGCGCGGGATCAGGTGGATACGGTGTATTTCACCGGCGGCGCCAGCGGGGTTCCGCAACTGCGCAAGCAGATCGCGGCAGAGTTGCCGCAGGCACGCAGCGTCGAGGGCGATCTGTACGGCAGCATCGGCGCCGGCCTCGCCGTGCAGGCCATGCGTCGTTACGGCTGA
- a CDS encoding nitronate monooxygenase: MKRVDDFRLRLGSHELVPIMVGGMGVDISTAELSLEAARLGGIGHISDAMVPTVSDRRFNTKFVKNKLKQYKFNVANSDKSVVQFDLGLLAEATAMHVGKTMEAKRGPGLVFINCMEKLTMNGPKETLRVRLQAAMDHGIDGITLAAGLHLGSFALIQDHPRFNDVKLGIIVSSLRALQLFLKKNARTGRMPDYVVVEGPLAGGHLGFGMDWAAFDLASIMVEIRDWLQAEQLDIPLIPAGGIFTGSDAVNFLEMGAAAVQVATRFTVTDECGLPEDVQQEYFKASEDDIEVNGISPTGYPMRMLKNSPAIGSGIRPNCEAFGYLLDAKGNCQYIDAYNREVAAHPEAAKVKVMDKTCLCTHMRNFDCWTCGHYTYRLKDTTRKNEDGNYQILSAEHVFNDYRYSTGNTIALPPEVAA, translated from the coding sequence ATGAAGCGTGTTGATGATTTTCGCCTGCGGCTCGGCTCGCATGAACTGGTACCGATCATGGTGGGAGGCATGGGTGTCGATATCTCGACGGCCGAACTCTCACTGGAGGCTGCGCGCCTCGGTGGTATCGGGCACATTTCCGACGCGATGGTGCCGACCGTTTCCGACCGGCGCTTCAACACCAAGTTCGTCAAGAACAAGCTCAAGCAGTACAAGTTCAACGTCGCAAATTCCGACAAGTCGGTGGTGCAGTTCGACCTCGGACTGCTCGCCGAAGCGACGGCCATGCATGTGGGCAAGACCATGGAGGCCAAGCGCGGCCCGGGTCTGGTCTTCATCAACTGCATGGAGAAGCTGACCATGAACGGCCCCAAGGAAACCTTGCGGGTGCGTCTGCAGGCCGCCATGGACCATGGCATCGACGGCATCACGCTGGCGGCGGGTCTGCACCTGGGCTCGTTTGCGCTGATCCAGGATCATCCGCGTTTCAACGACGTCAAGCTGGGCATCATCGTGTCCTCGCTGCGCGCACTGCAACTCTTCCTCAAGAAGAACGCACGCACCGGCCGCATGCCCGACTACGTCGTGGTTGAAGGCCCGCTCGCGGGCGGTCACCTCGGGTTCGGCATGGACTGGGCCGCATTCGACCTGGCCTCGATCATGGTCGAGATCCGCGACTGGCTGCAGGCTGAGCAGCTCGATATTCCGCTGATTCCGGCCGGCGGCATCTTTACCGGCAGCGATGCGGTGAATTTCCTCGAAATGGGCGCCGCGGCGGTTCAGGTTGCCACGCGCTTCACCGTCACCGACGAGTGCGGGCTGCCCGAAGACGTGCAGCAGGAGTACTTCAAGGCCAGCGAGGACGACATCGAGGTCAACGGCATTTCGCCGACCGGCTATCCGATGCGCATGCTCAAGAACAGCCCTGCGATCGGCAGCGGCATTCGCCCCAACTGCGAAGCCTTCGGCTATCTGCTCGACGCCAAGGGCAACTGCCAGTACATCGACGCCTACAACCGCGAAGTCGCCGCACATCCCGAGGCCGCCAAGGTCAAGGTGATGGACAAGACCTGCCTGTGCACCCACATGCGCAACTTCGACTGCTGGACCTGTGGCCACTACACCTACCGGCTCAAGGACACCACGCGCAAGAATGAGGATGGCAACTACCAGATCCTCTCGGCCGAGCATGTGTTCAACGACTACCGCTACAGCACCGGCAACACGATCGCCCTGCCGCCGGAAGTCGCCGCCTGA